The sequence below is a genomic window from Syntrophorhabdaceae bacterium.
GAGGCCCGTTCGACCCATAAGGTTACGATCTATGACAGCGGCTCTCTGGGAACCGAAGTGGAGATCCTGAAAAAGATACAGACAGGCAATGTCCATATGGGTATCATTACATCCGGTCCTTTTGACCGGTTCGTCCCTGAGGTGCGCGTTATCGATTATCCATACCTTTTCAAAAACTATGAAGAGGTCGATAGGATCCTCGAGGGTCCTCTGGGACAAAAACTCTTGAAAACGCTCGAAAAATCAGGGTTTAAGGGTTTAACCTTTTCAGAGAACGGTTTTCGTCATCTCACCAATAGCAAAAGGCCGGTTCATAAGGTCGACGATGTGGCAGGCCTCAGGATTCGCGTCATGGAATCCGCTCTGCACAAGGAGTTGTGGCGTCTGTTTGGCGCAGACCCGATACCGATCGGGGATCTTAAAAAGGTTGTTGCGGATTTGCAATCAAAAGAGATTGATGGACAGGAAAACCCTTTGTCGGCAATCTGGCTTGATGATTTTTATAAAGGGCAAAGCTATCTCTCCCTTACGGGACACGTCTATTCATCGCATATAGGTATTGCAGGTCTCAAATGGTTTCAGGACCTCCCGAAGAAAGATCAGAAACTTATTTTGCGGTGCATGAAGGAGGCCGGTCGCTACCAGAGGCGCTGGAGCAGGGACAATCAGGAAAGTTTTCTCGGTAAGATAAAGGCGGCCGGTATAATTGTAGATGAGAAGCCCGATATTGCTTCTTTCCGCAAAAGGGCATCCCTGATACAGGGACTTGAGATATTTAAGGTCAAAGAGGTACGGAAACTACTTCAGGAGTTTCTGAAGGCCACCGCGGGTAATGGAAAATAAAGGTCAACGTTGTCTTTTATCCGCGTGATTAATCTTCAATTGGTATTGATTAAAAGATAGAAAGGATTAAGATTAAAGTAGCGAGGGTTAGATGATGGTACGTAATTTGTGGTTAAAATCTTTTATTCTGTTTTTCCTCCTGGCAATCTGTGCGGCAGGTTGTGCGCCTGTTCAGCAGCGAGTTGATCTGACATACGGGCGGTTTGTCAACGCCTCCGGCGGTTCGGGACAGATATTTATTGCCCGGCCCGTGGCCCGTTACAGCGTGACGCCTTTCCAGGCAGGAAAACAGGTCCTTGGAAAAACAGGGGAAGAGGAGATCTTCACTCAGGATGATCCCGTAAACTGGTTTCTTTCGGCGCTTGTGGAGGAACTGTCCGCTGCAGGGTATGAAGCAAAAACCTGCCCGGAGCTCCCCGGGAATGTCTCAAAAGGGGTAAAGCCCGCCATCGTCAGCCTGTCGGCAAACCAGTCTTCTAACGTGTTTACCATTTCAACAGTCGCCGAGGTTAAGCTGGAGGCGCAGGTCTTCAAGAACGGTCAGTTCATAAAGACATTGACTTCCGGTGCCCGGGACGAGGATGAGGGACTGGACCATTCTTCCGAACCGATACGGTGGGCTCTTGAGAAGACGCTGCAACATGCTATGCAGGAACTTGTCCCATATATTATAAAGAGCCTGGAATAGGTGCGCAGCACCCGGCAATAGTTATCCCACCTTGATCGTATCCTTTTCCATAATTTCTAATCATGAGGTTTCAAGCCGGAATAGAGGCAGGTAACACCAAAAGTAAGGGGGTATGTAGCAACCTCCCTGAGACCCAGATCTTCAAGAAAGCCTGCAAATTCAGCAGATGAAGGAAAATTCATGATCGAATCTGCCAGGTAATGATAGGCGCCGGGATTTGCTGTGATCTTTCCGGCTATGGAAGGCAGAATGCTGTTCAGATAGAACCGGATCATCCTGCTGAAAAGAGAATGTCTCGCGAACGTCATCTCCAGTACCATAAACCTGCCGCCGGGGACAAGGACACGGATCATTTCGCTGATTGCTGTTTTTCTGTCGGGTATATTCCGGATGCCGAAGGCAATGGAAACAACATCAAAAGTATTGTCAGGGAAGGGCAGGGACATGGCATCACCCTGTACCAATGAGATGCTTCGGCCAAGACCCTTGCGGGAGATCTTTGTCTTTCCCGTTTCGAGCATGCTCCCGGTAAAGTCAAGACCTGTTATTGTAATGCGGGGATATGCCTTTGCGGCATAGATAGCGAGGTCCCCGGTCCCTGTGGCAATGTCAAGGAGACGGAAGGCCTTGAAAAAGCGCATCTTCTTCACGGTAAATCTGCGCCAGAAGATATCAAATCCCAGGCTGAGCACGTGATTCAGGAGATCATACCGCGCGGTTATGGTCGAAAATATCTCTTTTACTATACCGACATGCTCCGCGTTGTCCATTTGTGAAACGGAAGGATATCTATTCTTCGAACGTTTTTCCATTTGCAGATCTTTCTTTATTGCCCTGTCTGTAAGGCACACCGTAGTATAGTGGAGATTCGAATGTGTGTCAATGCATCAAAAGAATGTTTTAATGGAGCGTGAGGCCGGCATCCTGGTAGCGGGGAGCGATGTCCTTAGTATTCTATTCCCTTTCGCGCCGCCGCACCCTGCCGGTAAGGGTGCTTCACTTCTTTGACCTCTGTTATCAAGTCGGCTATTTCCAGGAGTCGCGGATGGGCGGCCCTGCCGGTGAGGACCACGTGCAGGTTGTGTGGGCGCCTTTCAAGGGCGTCCAGTACGTCATCGACGGGAAGTAATCCGTAGGCTATCGCGTTATTGATCTCGTCCAGTATGAGCATTCCGCAATCCCCGGAAAATAAAACCTCTTTACAGGTCTCCCATGCCTTCCGGGCCGTCTCCACATCGGCAGGGTCCGGATTGTCGGGATTTACGTGGATAAATCTATCGCCGAGTGGACGGAGAGTAAAATCAGGCCCGAGTCTCCTGGCCGTCTCCAGTTCTCCGTAGCGCCACGCGCCCTTGAGGAACTGGAGCATAACAACCCTGATTCCCTGCCCGACAGCCCGCATTGCCATACCGAGGGCAGACGTTGTCTTGCCTTTTCCGTCCCCTGTCAGGACGATTATATATCCTTTCTCCTGTTTCATTGCGGGGTGTTTTTTATCTTGCCGATATTTTTCTCGATCTCTTTGATATAGGGGATTTCATTGCTGTTGTAGTGATATGTAAGGTATTTGTAGATAGACCCCATCATCTTGAAACGTTCCATGACAACCTTTTCAAAAAAAACCGGTGTGTTCTCGATAAGATGTCTGCTGTCTTTAAACAGTGTAGATCCCCTGCCGTAAAGATTTTCCAGTCCCTCAAAACCGTAAGCCTCTTCAAATTCGAGATAAAGTGCAGGAAGTTTATCAACATAATCCGTGGCCGACATCTGCCCCAGTAGATCTGCCG
It includes:
- the dctP gene encoding TRAP transporter substrate-binding protein DctP, coding for MKMCRAVVIAVFLLGLICPGVIWSQEITLGVVTKPGAAQNVCAEKFKELIEARSTHKVTIYDSGSLGTEVEILKKIQTGNVHMGIITSGPFDRFVPEVRVIDYPYLFKNYEEVDRILEGPLGQKLLKTLEKSGFKGLTFSENGFRHLTNSKRPVHKVDDVAGLRIRVMESALHKELWRLFGADPIPIGDLKKVVADLQSKEIDGQENPLSAIWLDDFYKGQSYLSLTGHVYSSHIGIAGLKWFQDLPKKDQKLILRCMKEAGRYQRRWSRDNQESFLGKIKAAGIIVDEKPDIASFRKRASLIQGLEIFKVKEVRKLLQEFLKATAGNGK
- the ubiE gene encoding bifunctional demethylmenaquinone methyltransferase/2-methoxy-6-polyprenyl-1,4-benzoquinol methylase UbiE; its protein translation is MEKRSKNRYPSVSQMDNAEHVGIVKEIFSTITARYDLLNHVLSLGFDIFWRRFTVKKMRFFKAFRLLDIATGTGDLAIYAAKAYPRITITGLDFTGSMLETGKTKISRKGLGRSISLVQGDAMSLPFPDNTFDVVSIAFGIRNIPDRKTAISEMIRVLVPGGRFMVLEMTFARHSLFSRMIRFYLNSILPSIAGKITANPGAYHYLADSIMNFPSSAEFAGFLEDLGLREVATYPLTFGVTCLYSGLKPHD
- the cobO gene encoding cob(I)yrinic acid a,c-diamide adenosyltransferase; this encodes MKQEKGYIIVLTGDGKGKTTSALGMAMRAVGQGIRVVMLQFLKGAWRYGELETARRLGPDFTLRPLGDRFIHVNPDNPDPADVETARKAWETCKEVLFSGDCGMLILDEINNAIAYGLLPVDDVLDALERRPHNLHVVLTGRAAHPRLLEIADLITEVKEVKHPYRQGAAARKGIEY